Genomic segment of Panicum virgatum strain AP13 chromosome 9N, P.virgatum_v5, whole genome shotgun sequence:
ACATTTACCTGAGATGGTTTTTGGAGAGAGTTTCTTGTCCCTTGAACATACTCAAACTGGCATCAAATTGCATTTCAACGCATTTGATGCACTCAAGGCATGGAAGGAAGAGGCATTGCCACCAGTTGAGGTCCCTGCTGCAGCAAAATGGAAGTTCAGAAGGTTGTCTATAACTGTACTTCCTTTGTTTACTCAAGTCATATTGCTGAGCATTTGTAGTGAAAGATGTTGGGTTAGCTTGGCATCACCTTGTTTCAAAGCAGTATATTTGGTCTTACAGTTTGAACTTTGAAGCTTTGGTCAGAAGTACAGATTTGAACAAATATAATTAAATTGATATCATTTTATTTTTGTTATGCATAGTAGTGCAAACTATCAGGTTTTTATTTTGGTCTTAGCTGAAAAGATTTCACTATTTCAGATATGAAACATGTGTTAATTTGCAAGTTTACTAAAGAAGGCCTCTTATAACCTCATTTCTTGCAGTAAGCCTTCTGATCAAGTGATACTTGATTATGACTACACATTTACGACGCCATACTGTGGGAGTGATGCTGTGGTTCTGAACTCAGGCACTGTATGGACATTTAATCtgattttaaaatttatatttgtTCCTTTCCCTTTCACTGTTTTACTGGTGTGGTCTGTTGACAAATGTCTCTTGTTTTATACAAATTTCTTTTCCAGACACAAACAAGTTTAGATGGATGCAGCACTTTGTGCTGGGAGGATACTAATGATTGGATTGACCTTGTTGccctttcagcaaaagagccAATTCTTTTCTACGATGAGGTATGGAAATGGAACAGATAGTTCATGATTTATCTATATAATGCAGGCTTGCACCTGATATGATGTATGTAGGTTATCTTGTATGAAGATGAGTTAGCTGACAATGGAATTTCATTTCTTACAGTGCGAGTGGTAAGTGAATCCCAGTTGTGCTTATTTGTATTTTCCCTTCTTTATTATAATGTCTGTATGACAACATTGTCTTTCAGTTCAACTAATTTAATATGATTCTTGGTTGTGTGTGTAGAGGGTAATGCCGACCGGTTGGTTTCTGCTTTTGCGTTTTTGGGTATGTCCTTGCATTTTAAATTCGATTCTTTATTATTATGAAGATAATTTCCGAGGGTGATGTATTATCGTATATAAGATGGAACCTCTTGCAATTATTAGTGATTATATAACTGGTTGACCCTAGTGTTCACCTTAAGCCAAGGTTTTTCAGGGAGCATGTGGATACATGGCTTACTTTATTTCTTATAACTAAACAAGAAAAGATAAAACTTCTGAAGAGGCATATAATATTGTCAAGGCATAAGTTTGATCTTTGAACTAAAGATCCTCAAAACAGACATATCTTTGTGTGCTAAGCTTGTAGCAACAGCATTCGCTCACATTTTGGATACAAGTTTTTAACATCTGCAGAATTTTTAAGATTCTTTTCTACATACATGACCAGCTTGTCCTTTGCTGATAATTGCCTGTCGGCGTAACAGCTTAGGGTTGATGGTGTACTGATGAGATTGAGGGACACTCGATTACATTGTTCTTTTGGAAATGGTGATGGA
This window contains:
- the LOC120690027 gene encoding TIP41-like protein isoform X1, whose product is MASAAAWEGPTAAELKAAGAEAIPGGVRVKGWVIQSHKGPILNAASLQRFEDRLQTTHLPEMVFGESFLSLEHTQTGIKLHFNAFDALKAWKEEALPPVEVPAAAKWKFRSKPSDQVILDYDYTFTTPYCGSDAVVLNSGTTQTSLDGCSTLCWEDTNDWIDLVALSAKEPILFYDEVILYEDELADNGISFLTVRVRVMPTGWFLLLRFWLRVDGVLMRLRDTRLHCSFGNGDGAKPVVLRECCWREATFASLSAKGYPSDSAAYADPNLIAQKLPIVMQKTQKLKIPN
- the LOC120690027 gene encoding TIP41-like protein isoform X2; amino-acid sequence: MASAAAWEGPTAAELKAAGAEAIPGGVRVKGWVIQSHKGPILNAASLQRKPSDQVILDYDYTFTTPYCGSDAVVLNSGTTQTSLDGCSTLCWEDTNDWIDLVALSAKEPILFYDEVILYEDELADNGISFLTVRVRVMPTGWFLLLRFWLRVDGVLMRLRDTRLHCSFGNGDGAKPVVLRECCWREATFASLSAKGYPSDSAAYADPNLIAQKLPIVMQKTQKLKIPN